The segment TGCCGAGCCACCCGCAGCACGAATTGGCCAAGCGCCAGATGAGCGGCTTCGGTGCGGTGGTCAGCTTCGAGGTGAAGGGTGGCAAAGAGGGCGCCTGGCGCTTCATCGACGCCACCCGGGTGATCTCCATCACCACCAACCTGGGTGACAGCAAGACCACCATCGCCCACCCGGCCACCACCTCCCACGGCCGCTTGACGGCGCAGGAGCGTGAAGCGGCGGGTATCCGCGACAGCCTGATCCGGGTTGCCGTGGGCTTGGAAGACGTCGCTGACCTGCAGGCGGACCTCGCCCGTGGGCTGGCGGCACTGTGATGGAAATCCGCGGCGGTGGGCCAGGCCATAACGGCCGGGTCGCCCTGGTGACCGGTGCCGCCCGCGGCATCGGCCTGGGCATCGCCGCGTGGCTGATCTGCGAAGGTTGGCAGGTGGTGCTGAGCGATCTTGATCGCCAGCGCGGCGCCAAGGTGGCCGAGGCGCTGGGTGACAACGCCTTGTTCATTGCCATGGATGTGGCTGACGAAGCGCAGGTCAGCGCCGGGGTGTCCCAGGTGCTCGGCCAGTTCGGCCGCCTGGATGCGCTGGTCAGCAATGCGGCCATCGCCAACCCGCACAACCAGACGCTGGAAAGCTTATCGCTGGCCCAGTGGAACCGTGTGCTGGCGGTCAACCTCAATGGCCCGATGCTGCTGGCCAAGCACTGTGCGCCGTACCTGCGCGCCCATGGCGGTTCCATCGTCAACCTGGCCTCGACCCGCGCGCGGCAGTCCGAACCGGATACCGAGGCGTATGCTGCGAGTAAAGGTGGCCTGCTGGCCTTGACCCATGCCCTGGCCATGAGCCTGGGCCCGGAGATTCGCGTCAATGCGGTGAGCCCGGGCTGGATCGATGCCCGCGACCCGTCGCAGCGCCGCGCCGAACCCCTGACCGACGCCGACCATGCCCAGCATCCGGCGGGCAGGGTAGGGACGGTGGAGGACGTCGCGGCGCTGGTGGCCTGGTTGCTGTCGCGCCAGTCAGGCTTCGTCACTGGCCAGGAATTTGTGGTCGATGGCGGCATGAGCCGCAAGATGATCTACACCTGAGCGGTAAGTTATTGAGATACAACAGAAAGGGGCCGAAACAGACTGTGTGAAAACCTAGCAATCTGCCCGGCCCTTTAAGAGAATGCTCCGTATCGAAAGATACGGAGCATTTTTCGTTATGGCCTACATCCAGGGAGAATCCCGCAGCCAGACCAGTCTGTTCCCGGTCTCGCTGGAAGAGCTGATCCCCGAGGATCACCTCGTTCGTGTCATCGACCTGTATGTCGCTAGGCTGGATCTGGCGCAGCTAGGTTTCGACAAGGCCCAGCCCAAGGCCACTGGGCGCCCCGCCTACGACCCCGCCGACCAGCTCAAGCTTTATCTCTATGGCTATTTTCAGCGCATCCGTTCATCGCGGCGTCTGGAAGCCGAGTGCCAGCGCAACATCGAAGTGATGTGGTTGATCAACCGACTCAAACCTGACTTCAAGACCATCGCTGACTTCCGCAAGAACAACAAAGCTGCTTTCGTTACGACGTGCCGGGCCTTTGTGCAGTTCTGCCGAACTGCCGGTTTGATTGCCGGTGACCTGGTTGCCATCGACGGGAGCAAGTTTCAGGCGGTCGCTTCCGCGCGACGCCAGTTGAACTTGAATCAACTCAAGCGCCAAGACGAGAAGCTGGATAAGCGGATCGCCCAATACCTGGCTGAGTTGGATGCCGCTGACCAGTCTGAGGGCGAGCAAGTAATAGATCGCACTGCGATCAAAGCGGCCCTGGCGAAGCTTGAGGCAAAGCAGCAAGACAACCGCACTTGTCAGGCCTTGATGGAATCGATGGGGCTGGAGCAATTCAACACGCACGAAAGCGATGCCCGAATGATGCGCACGCCAAAAGGAGCGCGTGTTTCCTATAACGTGCAGACCGCCGTTGACGCAGAACACTGCCTGATTTTGCATCACGAGGTGACGCAAGAAGGCGATGATCGCAAGCAGCTTGAACCCATGGCTAAAGCGGCCAAGGCTGAACTGGGGCAGGAAGCGCTGACCGTGACAGCCGATATGGGCTACTCGAATGGCCAGCAGTTCCAGGCATGTGAGGAAGCCTCCATTACCGCGTACGTGCCGCCAAACCGAACCTCGAACCCAGGCGGCGAGGCATTATTCGAGCGCAAGGACTTTACCTACGACGCCGAACAGGATCGGTACCAGTGCCCGGCAGGTCAGTGGCTAACGCTAAAGCAGCGCTACAAGGGCGATCGGATCTACCAGGCGGCGATCAGTGATTGCGCCGGGTGCGCGCTGAAAGCCCAATGCACGACGGCCAAGCGCCGCTATGTCTCGCGTCACGCTCAAGAGGAAGCCTTTGAGCGCATGGCGCAGCGGATGCAGCTGCATCCAGAGATGATGGAGCGGCGTAGATCCATCGTGGAGCACCCGTTTGGTAATCTCAAACAATGGCTATTTGGAAACGGGCGCTTCTTGCTGCGACAACTCGAAGGCACAAGAGCTGAAATGGCTCTCGCTGTGACCGCTTACAACCTCAAGCGAGCGATCAGCGTCCTGAGTGCCAAGCAAATGATGCAAATGATGGGCTGAAGAGCCTTTTTCAGCACAAAAACAAACGCCCCGAACAAGTCGGGGCGTTTGGTCTGGGGCCTGTCAGTGTGTTTTCACACAGTCTGGAAAGGCCCTTTTTTTGTGCGCGGGCCTTGTGTGCATTGCCGTGTGCGCGGGCTTGCCCCGCGATCAGCCTTCGCCAGCACCTCCCTTTTTTCATCTTTTTTAAAAAAACTTCAATGGGGCTATTGACTTAGCATCGGTACCTGCGTAAATTTCGCGGCCTCAGCGAAGCAAACGCAACAAGCAACATCGCGGGGGTGATTAGCTCAGCCGGGAGAGCATCTGCCTTACAAGCAGAGGGTCGGCGGTTCGATCCCGTCATCACCCACCACTTCCTGAGGCGTTCCTGGTTCAGCAGCTTCTTATAGAAGCCGTTGGCAGAGAGGAACAGGACGCAAGTCCAACTATGCGCGGCGGTAGTTCAGTCGGTTAGAATACCGGCCTGTCACGCCGGGGGTCGCGGGTTCGAGTCCCGTCCGCCGCGCCACTTTTCTCCAGATGGGTGTTTGAACCGGTCTGAGGCCGCAAGGTCAGATCCCAGTTTCAATCAGGCGCAAGCCTGAACGATACGCAGCGGTAGTTCAGTCGGTTAGAATACCGGCCTGTCACGCCGGGGGTCGCGGGTTCGAGTCCCGTCCGCTGCGCCATCTTCTGCATCAAGCCCCTTGAACAGCTTGAAGCAAACCAGAAAAGGCGATCAAAAGTCGCCTTTTTTGTGCCTGGCTTTCGCGTTTTAACGCTTGAAAGCTCAGATCCCAGTTTCAATCGGGTGCGAGCCCGAACGATACGCAGCGGTAGTTCAGTCGGTTAGAATACCGGCCTGTCACGCCGGGGGTCGCGGGTTCGAGTCCCGTCCGCTGCGCCATCTTGCGCACCAAGCCCCTTGAACAGCTTGGTTTAAACAAAAAAAGCGACCTTCGGGTCGCTTTTCTTGTTTCTGCTGTCCCGCAAACCAGCCCGCCCCCTGTAGGAGCAGGCTTGCCTGCGATGAGGCCGGCACCGCCAACACCAATCCTCACGCCCTCTCAAAGCCTGAACTGCCCCAGCAACCCCTGCAGCTCTTCACCCAGCCCTTTCAGCTCAACGGCTGCTGCCTGTACCTCACGTGTGGCACTCAGCGAGCCCTGTGCCACATCACGAACGTTTTCCACATTTTGCTGGATGGTCAGCACCACGGCGTTTTGTTGTTCGGTGCTGGCGGCGATCTGCTGGTTCATGCCCTGGATGTCGTCGACGCTGGCGGTGATGACTTGCAGCGCCTCGCTGGCCTGGTTGGCCAGGGTCACGGTCGCCCCGGCGCTGTTGCGATTGCCGTGCATGCGCTCGACGGCATGCCGGGCGTCGTCCTGCAGGGTGGCGACCAGGGTTTCGATTTCGGCGCTGGAATGCTGGGTGCGCTGGGCCAGGCTGCGCACCTCGTCGGCAACCACGGCAAAGCCGCGCCCGGCCTCGCCAGCACGGGCGGCCTCGATCGCGGCATTGAGCGCCAGCAGGTTGGTCTGCTCGGCCACGGACTGAATCACCGTCATGATGCCGCCGATCTGCTCGGCGGATGCCGACAACTGTTGCACTGCCTCGGTACTGGTACCGATATCGCTGGCCAGCTGGGTGATCTGCTGTTGGGTATCGCACACCACACGCAGGCTGAGGTCGGCTTTGTCGCTGGCCTGGCGGGTAGCTTCGCTGGCCAGCGAGCTGTTGTGGGCCACCTCCTGTACGGCGCTGGCCATCTGGCCTATTGCGGTGGCCACCTGGCTGGTTTCGGCCTGTTGGCTGGCCGCCCCCTGGCTGGTGCGCTCGATGACGCCGGTCAGCGAGGCCGCGGCGCCCGACAGCCGCGTACAGACCTGGCTGACCTGCTGCAGGGCACGCCGCAGGTTGGCGCTGCTGCGCTGCAGTGCCTGCAGCAACTGGCCGAATTCGTCGCGGCGGTGTGCGACCGGGCTTTCTTGCAACTCGCCTGCGCCAATGCGCTGGGCCATGTCCAGGGCTTGCTGCAGGGGGCTGCAGATCTGCCGGACCAGCAACCAGGCGACCAGTCCGGCCAGCAGTACGGTGGTCAGGAATATGCCCAGCATCAGCTGTGAGCGTTGCTGCAGCTCTTGGGCGCTGCGCAGGTTCTGCTCGCTGATCAGCGCGTTCACCTGGCCGATGGCCTCGGCCACCTGCGCCGTCAGTTGTTTGCCGATGCCCACCGGCAGTTGCCGGCCATTGCTGTCCAGGGCGTGCTGCAGGGTTTGCTGGTAGCCCTGCATGATCCGGCGAATCGCCGGCAGGCTTGCCTGGGCCTGGGGGTAGGGCATTTTGGCCAGGTTTTCAGCGATCAGTGCGTCGATCTGTTGCTGGGCCTTGCCCAGCGTCTGCAGCTCGGCAGGCTCGCCGGTGAGGGCGTAGGCCATTTGTGCGGCGCGTATGTCGTTGAGGTGGTCGAGGATGTAGTTCACCGATACCAGCCGTTCGGCGCGGTGGGTGAGGGCCGACAGGCTGAACACGGCAATGGCGGCCAGGGCGGTGACCAGCAGCAGCAGGGGCGCCAGGCCTAGCAGCAGTTTCAGGCGTACCGAAAGGTTTTTCATCGTGGGTCCTGATGCGATGCATTCATGGGGGCACACGAGTTTATTCAGCAAGGCCGATTTTTTCGGTCAGGCGGCGCTTGCAATTGCTGTAGGGGAGGTCTCTGAATTGTGTGTGAAAATTCCTGCGGGCAGCTGCCGGTTTTACCGGACTTTACATGAACCTTGCGCGCCCAAGGTTTCGAAGGCCTGTGGATGTGTTGCACAATAGGCGCCGTTCGATTTACCCCGGAATTCACGATGTCCAGATCATCCGTCTACGGTGCGCTCGGGCTGGCCCTGGTGCTGGCGGGCGTGACCGGTTGCTCCTCGAAGAAGCCTGCCGTGTACGAACACGAGAACTTCGACGACTCGGGCACCTTCTCGCGCAGCTTCTCGGTCAGCGAGGCGGGCTCGTGCGAGGCCGCGCGGCGCGCGTTGCTCAGCCAGGGCTACATCATCACCAGCAGTGATGCCAACCAGGTGGCCGGCAACAAGAGCTTCCAGCAGACCGCCGAAAACCACATGCAGATCAGCTTCAACATCACCTGCGTGCCCGATATGAGCGACAAGCAGCGCTCGACCATGTTCGCCAACGCGCTGCAGGACCGTTACACCCTGAAAAAGTCCAACACCTCGGCAAGCCTTGGCGTGGGTGTGCTGGGTTCGGTGTCGATGCCGATCGGCTCTACCGACGATTCCATGGTCAAGGTCGCCAGCGAGACGGTCACTGCGCCGCAGTTCTACGACCGTTACTTCGCCCTGGTGGAAAGCTACCTGCCAAAACCGAAGAAAGTGAAAAAGCCCGAAGCCGAACCTGCCAAGGTCGAAATGCCCGCCCAGGACCTCGGCCTGCCGGAACCTGCGCCCGCGGCACTGGTCCCGGCCGCGCAACCCGCCGCGCCGGTTGCCGTGAGCGCGCCGGAGCCTGCGCCAGCAAGCGTGGCACCTGCCACCGAGCCGCCGGCAACCGCCGTACCCGCCAGTGAGGCACCTGCCGCACCGGTAGTGGATGACAGCCAGGGCTCGCAGCCCGTTGCACCGCCCGTTGAAGCTGCGCCGATCCAGGTGCAGCAGCAGGCCCCGCAAAGCGAGGCGGCGCCGGCTTCGCTGTAAGGCGCAACCTTTGCCGCCCGTCGATTTGACGCGCTCCCTGTAGGAGCGGCCTTGTGTCGCGAAAGGGTTGCGTAGCAGCCCCAGGGTCTAGGCATCATGCAAGATCCCGGGGCTGCTGCGCAGCCCTGTCGCGACACGAGGCCGCTCCTACATTCAGCCATCGATAACTTCCCAACACGCTGCTACGTTTATTCCTCAAGGCCTGTCATCAAAGCGTCACCCCACTGAAATAGGGTGAAGCCAGGCCGATGAACGACGAGCGAACACAGAGGAAGCAGCCAATGGACGAGTATCAGGAAGAACTGCTGGAGTTTCAGGCCTACGAGCTGGATATGCCAGAGCCCGCCGACGACGCCACCGAGCTTTAACCCGTCAGCCGCTGCATGCGGCGATATTCCCCCGGCGTCAGCCCGCTCCAGCGCTTGAATGCGCGCTGGAACGCCTCGGCCGAGGCAAACCCCAACAGATAGGCGATCTCGCCGAAAGCCAGTTCCGTGTCGCGGATATAGGCTTCGGCCAGGTCGCGGCGCGTGTCGTTGAGCAGGTCGCGAAAGCGCGTGCCCTCTTCGGCCAGCTTGCGGCGCAAGGTCCAGGTGGGCAGGTGCAGGTGCTGCGCCACTTCCTCAAGGTCCGGCTCGCGCCCGCCATTGAGCAGCGGCCCCAGCAGGTGGACGATGCGCTCGGCCAGGCCGCGTACCCGGCTTCGTTGCGCAAGCTCCGTCTCACACAGTTGCAACAGATGCCGCCACGTACTCGGGCAGTGCTGCGGATTGGTCAGGGCCAGGGTGCTGCTGTCCAGGCGCAGTTGGTTGCCGTCGGCGCCGAACTGGACGGCGTTGCTGCACAGGCTTTGGTACTGCGCAGCATAGGCAGGAGCTTGGAATTCGATCTCCAGGCGTTCGGCCTGCACTGACCTGCCGACCAATGCCCCCAGTTGCGCCAGCCAGCCGGCCAGCAGCGAGTCGACCACGAAGCGGTTGTAGCTGTTGTACGGGCTTATTGAATAGAACCGTAACCAGGCGCCCTGGGCATCTTCGTGGAAGGTTGAATGGCCACGGTAGTTTGCGGCGTAAAGCGGTTCGAAGCGTAGCAGCGTGCGTGCCGCTTCGCCCAGGGTGGGTGCCTGGCTCGCCGTGATGCCGGCCAGACCGGCTTGAGCCAAGCGGCTCAAGCGGCCCATGTGCAGTCCAAGAGCCGGTTCGTTGCACAAGGTAATGGCGGCATGGCCCAGGTGCATGTAGCGGGGGATTGACAGGCGTGCGCTGGGTTCGGCCAGTCGTGGTGCGTCCAGGCTGTATCGCAGTAATAGCGGTTGTGGGTCGTGCCCCAGCTTCAGCAGCGCTTCAGCCAGCGGCTGGACAAAACCTACCGACAGGTCACCCAGGCGTACTCGGGGAGTGGCCATGGGTTACAACCACAGGTTGAGCAGGCGGGCACCCTGGCTGGGATTGCCAACCCACTGTGTGTCGGCTCGGCTGGCAAAGCCCTGGCCGTCGCTACCTAACTCCCAGAACTGGCCGCGCAGGAATACGCTCATGCTGGCAATGCCGTTGGCACCGGTCTGCGTCAGTTGTTGCCAGGCACTCTGTTCGCTGACTTGGCCACGTTGCAATGGCAGGTTGGCGCTGAGCGCCTGATGCCGGTTGCCGCGCCAGGGTTCATGCCAGCTGTGTTTGCCACTGAGGAACACCGGATTGGCGATCAGCTGTACCGATTGCTTGTCCAGTTGCCGGTAGTTCGGCGGGTACCAGCTGTCGCTCCCGACCAGCACGCCCAAGCGCCCTGCGGGGGTTTGCACGACTTGCAGCGGGTGGTCGGCACCGCTATGGATGTAGCGACGGTTTTCGCTGTCGGGGTATTGCTGATACTGCGGCTGGCCCAGCAACGAGCCGTCGCTGGCGAAAACCAGGCTGCTGTTGAACAGGGGGCCATTCCCGGTGCGCAGCACGCCGTCCTCTACATAGGGTGCCGGCAGGATGATCGACCCGGCCACCAGCGTTACGCCGAACTCCCGGGCCAGGTTACCGAACAGAAGCTGATAATCTGCCGCCATTTGCGTGGCTTTCATGCGCAGGTGCGCATCCGAGCGGCGGTCGTGTCCATGGGCGGCCAGCATTGCCAGGCCATAACGCAGCGGGTTGCTGAGTTCCAGCCACTGCCAGGCTTCACGGCGCTGAGTGACTTGGTAAAGCTCGCGTTTCTCACCCCGGGCCCACAGCCAGGTACCGATGTGTTCCGGCAAAACCACAACGGTACGCGGGTTGACCAGCCCTTGTTCACGGGCTTGTTGCAGATAGGCTGCAAGTTTGCGGTGCAGGCGGGTAAGGTTTTGGTAGTCGCCGGGGTAGAGCAATGGCTCGACGCCCAGCAAGTTGCCATGCTCACCGGGTATGCCCTGGTTGATTGCCAGTTCGATACGCAGGTCGGACAGGTAGTGGCCCTCTGGTCGTTGCACGGTCCAGAAGCCGTAGCCGAAGAGAGTGGCGATGAGGACCAGCGACAGGGCGCCGGCTAGCACTTTACGCATGGGACCTTGGTGTCGTCGAAGAAGGGGGCCTGATGGCGCGTACGGAAAGTTAGCACAGAGCGTGCGTGCAATGAAGAACGTCTGGCGTCTGCTGGCTCGCGCCAGGCACTCTCGAGCGTAACAGCCACTGTCGTGCAGGCGGCAACTCAAGCCCGGCTGCACGCTATCTTGATGAGGCTCAATGGCGGGCGCGCCAGAACCCTTGGAAACAACCCGGGGCTGCTATAACCTTGGCGCCCCAGGCCTGGTGTTGTGGCCGCCCGCGTGTCAGCGCAAGATTGAATCTGATCGGACGAGAAGAGAAATGAATACTGGCGCTTTTTTGATAAAGAAAGATTTCTTTATTGAAGACGAGATCAAGGAAATTGCCAGCCTGGCTGTTTCTATAGAGCAAGAAAAGACCAATGTACACGGCGAGGGCAAGTACAAGGATATTCAGTGGCATAAAGTCGACCTTACCCCTGAGGCGCATCCGTTCGTTGCCAGAATCTACGAGTTTCTGGGCGCGGAAAAAAACGGCATTTGTGTGTTTTACTACTTGTCACCGGGTGCAGTCCTGCATCCACATCGAGATCTGACCGGCGCATCGAGCAATGCCCGTCTGCGTTTTCACGTCCCGATCATCACCCACGACAACATATTTTTCAATGTGTCCCGGGAGCGCGTGGTGATGTCCCCGGGTGAGTTGTGGGCACTGGATACTTCCTTTTTGCATGAGGTTCGCAATGAAGGGGATAGCACGCGTGTCCATATTGTTATCGAGTGCCAGGTCAATGAAGCGGTGAAGCGTCATTTGCCTGTGAAAAACTTGAGCGGGCGCCTGCACGATGTTTATTTCGTGCTGATATTGGGGCTCAGTTTCATGAAGTCGCTGCTGGTCAATATCTGGAAGGACCCCAAGTATTTCTGGGCGCAGATGCAGATGCTGAAAAAGTTTGTTGGCTGGCGGGTGTTCGGTAAGAAGGATGTGAAGTAGGCCTCAGCGCGCATGGGCTGGTAGCAGGGTGGGCCCATCTGGCAGGTGTCAGGCGCAGGTGAGGCTGCGCAGCAGGATCATCAGGTTGTCAGTTTCGATCATTGAGTGCATTCAAACGCCTGTTTAATGTCCATGGCAGACAAACGACAGGCCCCGCCAAACCGGTAGAGGCGCCTGCATTCCGTGATCACGCCACCTGTGGAGTCCGTCCATGGCTACCCAAGCTTACCCGCACCTGCTGGCCCCCCTCGACCTGGGTTTCACCACCTTGCGCAACCGCACCCTGATGGGCTCGATGCACACCGGCCTGGAGGAGCGCCCGGGCGGTTTCGAGCGCATGGCGGCCTACTTTGCCGAGCGTGCCCGGGGTGGGGTGGGCCTGATGGTCACCGGCGGCATCGCACCGAACGAGGAGGGCGGGGTGTACTCGGGCGCGGCCAAGCTGAGCACCGAGGAAGAAGCCGACAAGCACCGCATCGTCACCGAGGCGGTGCACGCCGCCGGTGGCAAGATCTGCCTGCAGATCCTGCATGCCGGGCGCTACGCCTACAGCCCCAAGCAAGTGGCGCCCAGCGCCATTCAGGCGCCGATCAACCCGTTCAAGCCGCGTGAGCTGGACGAAGACGGCATCGAGAAGCAGATCCGCGATTTCGTCACCTGCGCAAGCCTGGCCCAGCGCGCCGGCTATGACGGGGTCGAAGTGATGGGCTCGGAAGGCTACTTCATCAACCAGTTCCTCGCCGCCCACACCAACCACCGCACCGACCGCTGGGGTGGCAGCTACCAGAACCGCATGCGCCTGGCAGTGGAGATCGTGCGCCGGGTGCGCGAGGCGGTCGGGCGCGAGTTCATCATCATCTTCCGCCTGTCGATGCTCGACCTGGTCGAGGGTGGCAGCAACTGGGGCGAAATCGTCGAACTGGCCAAGGCGATCGAGCAGGCTGGTGCCACCCTCATCAACACCGGCATCGGCTGGCACGAGGCGCGCATCCCGACCATCGCCACCAAGGTGCCGCGGGCGGCGTTCACCAAGGTGACCGCCAAGTTGCGCGGCGCGGTGGGAATTCCGCTGATCACCACCAACCGTATCAACACCCCGGAAGTGGCCGAGGCCGTACTGGCCGAGGGTGATGCCGACATGGTCTCCATGGCCCGGCCGTTCCTCGCCGACCCGGACTTCGTCAACAAGGCCGCTGCCGGCCGGGGTGACGAGATCAACACCTGCATCGGTTGCAACCAGGCCTGCCTCGACCACACCTTCGGCGGCAAGCTCACCAGTTGCCTGGTCAACCCCCGCGCCTGCCACGAGACCGAGCTCAACTACCTGCCGGTGCGTGCGGTCAAGCGCATTGCCGTGGTAGGGGCAGGCCCCGCCGGCTTGTCGGCCGCCACCGTGGCCGCCGAGCGCGGCCACGAGGTGACCCTGTTTGACGCCGCCGGCGAGATTGGCGGGCAGTTCAACGTGGCCAAGCGCGTACCGGGCAAGGAAGAGTTCTTCGAGACACTGCGTTACTTTGCCAACAAGCTGCGCAGCACCGGCGTCGACCTGCGTCTGAACACCTGGGTGGATGTGCAGGCGCTGCTGGCTGGCGGCTTTGACGAGGTCATCCTGGCCACCGGCATCGCCCCGCGTACCCCGGCCATCCCCGGCATCGACAACCCCAAGGTGCTCAGCTACCTGGACGTGTTGCTGCAGCGCAAGCCGGTGGGCGAGCGGGTGGCGGTGATCGGCGCGGGCGGCATCGGCTTCGATGTGTCCGAGTACCTGGTGCACAAGGGCGTGGCCACCAGCCAGGACCGCGAGGCGTTCTGGAAGGAGTGGGGCATCGACACCCAGCTTGACGCCCGTGGCGGGGTGGCGGGCGTGCAGCCCGAGCCGCACGCCCCGGCGCGCCAGGTGTACCTGCTGCAGCGCAAGAAAACCAAGGTGGGCGACGGCCTGGGCAAGACCACCGGCTGGATTCACCGCACGGGGCTCAAGAACAAGCAGGTGCAGATGCTCAATAGCGTGGAATACCTGAGCATCGACGATGCCGGCCTGCACGTGCGCATCGGCGAGGGCGAGCCACAGT is part of the Pseudomonas fakonensis genome and harbors:
- a CDS encoding AraC family transcriptional regulator, which translates into the protein MATPRVRLGDLSVGFVQPLAEALLKLGHDPQPLLLRYSLDAPRLAEPSARLSIPRYMHLGHAAITLCNEPALGLHMGRLSRLAQAGLAGITASQAPTLGEAARTLLRFEPLYAANYRGHSTFHEDAQGAWLRFYSISPYNSYNRFVVDSLLAGWLAQLGALVGRSVQAERLEIEFQAPAYAAQYQSLCSNAVQFGADGNQLRLDSSTLALTNPQHCPSTWRHLLQLCETELAQRSRVRGLAERIVHLLGPLLNGGREPDLEEVAQHLHLPTWTLRRKLAEEGTRFRDLLNDTRRDLAEAYIRDTELAFGEIAYLLGFASAEAFQRAFKRWSGLTPGEYRRMQRLTG
- a CDS encoding aspartyl/asparaginyl beta-hydroxylase domain-containing protein yields the protein MNTGAFLIKKDFFIEDEIKEIASLAVSIEQEKTNVHGEGKYKDIQWHKVDLTPEAHPFVARIYEFLGAEKNGICVFYYLSPGAVLHPHRDLTGASSNARLRFHVPIITHDNIFFNVSRERVVMSPGELWALDTSFLHEVRNEGDSTRVHIVIECQVNEAVKRHLPVKNLSGRLHDVYFVLILGLSFMKSLLVNIWKDPKYFWAQMQMLKKFVGWRVFGKKDVK
- a CDS encoding NADPH-dependent 2,4-dienoyl-CoA reductase; translated protein: MATQAYPHLLAPLDLGFTTLRNRTLMGSMHTGLEERPGGFERMAAYFAERARGGVGLMVTGGIAPNEEGGVYSGAAKLSTEEEADKHRIVTEAVHAAGGKICLQILHAGRYAYSPKQVAPSAIQAPINPFKPRELDEDGIEKQIRDFVTCASLAQRAGYDGVEVMGSEGYFINQFLAAHTNHRTDRWGGSYQNRMRLAVEIVRRVREAVGREFIIIFRLSMLDLVEGGSNWGEIVELAKAIEQAGATLINTGIGWHEARIPTIATKVPRAAFTKVTAKLRGAVGIPLITTNRINTPEVAEAVLAEGDADMVSMARPFLADPDFVNKAAAGRGDEINTCIGCNQACLDHTFGGKLTSCLVNPRACHETELNYLPVRAVKRIAVVGAGPAGLSAATVAAERGHEVTLFDAAGEIGGQFNVAKRVPGKEEFFETLRYFANKLRSTGVDLRLNTWVDVQALLAGGFDEVILATGIAPRTPAIPGIDNPKVLSYLDVLLQRKPVGERVAVIGAGGIGFDVSEYLVHKGVATSQDREAFWKEWGIDTQLDARGGVAGVQPEPHAPARQVYLLQRKKTKVGDGLGKTTGWIHRTGLKNKQVQMLNSVEYLSIDDAGLHVRIGEGEPQLLAVDNIVVCAGQDPLRELHEGLLAAGQSVHLIGGADVAAELDAKRAINQGSRLAAEL
- a CDS encoding SDR family oxidoreductase; protein product: MEIRGGGPGHNGRVALVTGAARGIGLGIAAWLICEGWQVVLSDLDRQRGAKVAEALGDNALFIAMDVADEAQVSAGVSQVLGQFGRLDALVSNAAIANPHNQTLESLSLAQWNRVLAVNLNGPMLLAKHCAPYLRAHGGSIVNLASTRARQSEPDTEAYAASKGGLLALTHALAMSLGPEIRVNAVSPGWIDARDPSQRRAEPLTDADHAQHPAGRVGTVEDVAALVAWLLSRQSGFVTGQEFVVDGGMSRKMIYT
- a CDS encoding nitrilase-related carbon-nitrogen hydrolase; this encodes MRKVLAGALSLVLIATLFGYGFWTVQRPEGHYLSDLRIELAINQGIPGEHGNLLGVEPLLYPGDYQNLTRLHRKLAAYLQQAREQGLVNPRTVVVLPEHIGTWLWARGEKRELYQVTQRREAWQWLELSNPLRYGLAMLAAHGHDRRSDAHLRMKATQMAADYQLLFGNLAREFGVTLVAGSIILPAPYVEDGVLRTGNGPLFNSSLVFASDGSLLGQPQYQQYPDSENRRYIHSGADHPLQVVQTPAGRLGVLVGSDSWYPPNYRQLDKQSVQLIANPVFLSGKHSWHEPWRGNRHQALSANLPLQRGQVSEQSAWQQLTQTGANGIASMSVFLRGQFWELGSDGQGFASRADTQWVGNPSQGARLLNLWL
- a CDS encoding DUF2242 domain-containing protein, translated to MSRSSVYGALGLALVLAGVTGCSSKKPAVYEHENFDDSGTFSRSFSVSEAGSCEAARRALLSQGYIITSSDANQVAGNKSFQQTAENHMQISFNITCVPDMSDKQRSTMFANALQDRYTLKKSNTSASLGVGVLGSVSMPIGSTDDSMVKVASETVTAPQFYDRYFALVESYLPKPKKVKKPEAEPAKVEMPAQDLGLPEPAPAALVPAAQPAAPVAVSAPEPAPASVAPATEPPATAVPASEAPAAPVVDDSQGSQPVAPPVEAAPIQVQQQAPQSEAAPASL
- a CDS encoding IS1182 family transposase; translation: MAYIQGESRSQTSLFPVSLEELIPEDHLVRVIDLYVARLDLAQLGFDKAQPKATGRPAYDPADQLKLYLYGYFQRIRSSRRLEAECQRNIEVMWLINRLKPDFKTIADFRKNNKAAFVTTCRAFVQFCRTAGLIAGDLVAIDGSKFQAVASARRQLNLNQLKRQDEKLDKRIAQYLAELDAADQSEGEQVIDRTAIKAALAKLEAKQQDNRTCQALMESMGLEQFNTHESDARMMRTPKGARVSYNVQTAVDAEHCLILHHEVTQEGDDRKQLEPMAKAAKAELGQEALTVTADMGYSNGQQFQACEEASITAYVPPNRTSNPGGEALFERKDFTYDAEQDRYQCPAGQWLTLKQRYKGDRIYQAAISDCAGCALKAQCTTAKRRYVSRHAQEEAFERMAQRMQLHPEMMERRRSIVEHPFGNLKQWLFGNGRFLLRQLEGTRAEMALAVTAYNLKRAISVLSAKQMMQMMG
- a CDS encoding methyl-accepting chemotaxis protein, with protein sequence MKNLSVRLKLLLGLAPLLLLVTALAAIAVFSLSALTHRAERLVSVNYILDHLNDIRAAQMAYALTGEPAELQTLGKAQQQIDALIAENLAKMPYPQAQASLPAIRRIMQGYQQTLQHALDSNGRQLPVGIGKQLTAQVAEAIGQVNALISEQNLRSAQELQQRSQLMLGIFLTTVLLAGLVAWLLVRQICSPLQQALDMAQRIGAGELQESPVAHRRDEFGQLLQALQRSSANLRRALQQVSQVCTRLSGAAASLTGVIERTSQGAASQQAETSQVATAIGQMASAVQEVAHNSSLASEATRQASDKADLSLRVVCDTQQQITQLASDIGTSTEAVQQLSASAEQIGGIMTVIQSVAEQTNLLALNAAIEAARAGEAGRGFAVVADEVRSLAQRTQHSSAEIETLVATLQDDARHAVERMHGNRNSAGATVTLANQASEALQVITASVDDIQGMNQQIAASTEQQNAVVLTIQQNVENVRDVAQGSLSATREVQAAAVELKGLGEELQGLLGQFRL